A window from Salvia miltiorrhiza cultivar Shanhuang (shh) chromosome 2, IMPLAD_Smil_shh, whole genome shotgun sequence encodes these proteins:
- the LOC131010080 gene encoding GRAS family protein RAM1-like, which translates to MLEMEEEEFLTLRLSIAPAHDHNREGKRKRNIIEISNYSSSSDEEEGKILGLLQMRERMLKADHHNKRQDTDAKGLHLIHSLLIAATSVNEKNATSGVENLRQLYEHVSLRGDSVQRVAAYFADALLAHLLTRKSPFYDAIMKPPSPSEAFSAFTSLYKASPFFQFAHFTANQAILEAFQRDASSRALHVVDFDVSYGFQWPSLMQSLSENATPTNKISLRITAFGPHMEEIQETESRLVSFAKGFCNLVFEFHGLVRGSKNVKVKKRKNETVAVNLVFHLTSLKTLSKISETLSYVHSLKPSVIVLVEQEGKCSSNKFLPRFMESLHQFAAIFDSLDDCLPLDSAERLSIERDHLGREIRSVINYDGDDEESCPRFEKMETWSGRMERRGFVGVEQSCRAVMQAKLLLKIRSHCCPIKFDGENGGFRVFERENGKAISLGWQDRILITASSWCSAVS; encoded by the coding sequence ATGTTGGAGATGGAGGAGGAGGAGTTCTTGACCCTCAGACTCTCCATAGCCCCGGCCCACGATCACAACCGCGAGGGGAAGAGGAAAAGGAACATAATAGAAATATCAAACTACTCGAGCTCGAGTGATGAAGAGGAGGGCAAGATCTTGGGCCTCCTccaaatgagagagagaatgcTAAAGGCGGATCATCACAACAAGAGACAAGATACCGATGCAAAGGGGCTGCACTTGATCCACTCCCTCCTCATCGCCGCCACCTCCGTCAACGAGAAAAACGCAACATCCGGAGTCGAAAACCTCCGCCAACTCTACGAGCACGTCTCTTTGAGAGGCGACTCCGTTCAAAGAGTCGCTGCCTACTTCGCGGACGCCCTCCTCGCCCACCTCCTCACCCGAAAATCCCCCTTCTACGACGCCATAATGAAGCCCCCCTCGCCCTCGGAGGCCTTCTCCGCCTTCACATCTCTCTACAAAGCCTCACCATTCTTCCAGTTTGCTCACTTCACAGCAAACCAAGCCATTCTCGAAGCCTTCCAGAGAGATGCAAGCAGTAGGGCTCTCCATGTTGTCGATTTCGACGTCTCCTACGGCTTCCAATGGCCCTCCCTCATGCAATCCCTCTCAGAAAACGCCACCCCCACAAACAAGATTTCCTTAAGGATCACTGCCTTTGGCCCCCATATGGAGGAAATTCAAGAAACTGAATCAAGATTGGTGAGCTTTGCTAAAGGCTTCTGCAATCTCGTTTTCGAGTTCCATGGCCTAGTTAGAGGATCCAAGAATGTGAAggtgaagaagaggaagaatgAGACGGTTGCTGTAAACTTAGTCTTCCATCTCACCTCACTCAaaactctctccaaaatctcagaAACTCTAAGCTATGTCCACTCTCTCAAGCCGTCGGTTATCGTTCTAGTCGAGCAAGAAGGAAAATGTAGCAGCAACAAGTTTCTACCAAGATTCATGGAGTCACTGCACCAATTTGCAGCCATTTTTGACTCATTGGATGACTGCCTTCCATTAGACAGCGCTGAGAGGCTGAGCATTGAGAGGGATCATCTAGGGAGGGAGATTAGGAGTGTCATAAACTACGATGGAGACGACGAAGAATCTTGTCCAAGATTTGAGAAGATGGAGACATGGAGTGGGAGGATGGAGAGGAGGGGCTTTGTGGGTGTTGAGCAGAGCTGCAGGGCTGTGATGCAGGCGAAGCTGCTGCTGAAAATCAGAAGCCATTGTTGCCCTATCAAGTTTGATGGAGAAAATGGTGGTTTTAGAGTTTTTGAAAGAGAGAATGGCAAAGCTATCTCTCTAGGGTGGCAAGATAGGATTCTGATCACAGCCTCTTCTTGGTGCTCTGCTGTATCATAA